The sequence CAACCCTGAGCATGAGGAAGGGGTCTCCTCCGAGCGCAACGCCATCCAATTGGAGAAGGCCGCTGTTCTCTTCAACCTTGGAGCCATCTACAGCCAGATTGCTGCCTCTTGCGACCGTACCACCGCCCTTGGCCGTCATCTTGCAATGGAATCCTTCAAAGTTGCCGCCAATTTCTTCTTCAAACTCTGGAAGGTTTTTGCCAAGCATGTGGTCTCCGCCACCCTCGATTTGACTGTCCAGTTCGCGGAGTTTCTGCACCACCTCTTCTCTGCTCAGGCTTCCGAGCTTGAATTACAGCAACAACTCAACAACAACCACGCCAGTTACGCTCTCCAACAACACCGATGTGACCCATTGTTTAGCCCGGTCAGTCTTCACTCTTGATTGATTTTAcatttattttttcattctattgatgataaattgatgatgatgatgtaggtTTGTGACTTTTATCTTAAGGCAAATTATCTGATACTTGTGGTTTTGGGTGTGGCTGGACGGAAACATGACTACCGTTTTGACCAAGGCGAAACCTGGGTAACTCATCTTTCCCAGAAGTTGAACTTCTTTAAGGCGAAGGCGAGGGAGGCTGCTCATGTGACGAAATCATTCATCCTACCCAGATCCCTGCTACCTGAAGTATACTCATCGGTCAATTCTTGTGCTCTTGATCATGATGCAGAATGTGTGACTGAGATATTAGTGAGAGGGATTTGCAGGAAACCCAACCTACAACAAATATACCTTGACCTCCTCCTCTCCGAGTTCAATCCTTTCAAGATCGTCAAGGATGGAAAGCTGGTGGCTAACCCATGGGACATGCCTCCTCCTTATCCAACAAATTCCGCAATCCTCTCATCTTCGCCGTCTCCGTGGTATTCAAATATTCTTCAATATCTTCCTTTGAAGAAGAGTGAGCCCTTGAATCTCTACGAGTCCCTGCGCAATTACTTTGTCCTCAAATACTCTGAGAGCGTGGCAAAGAAAGTAGAAGGCCTTCTCGAAATGCTACAGAAATTGCGCAATGAGATGCTGCGTGATGACCTTTCTCTACCCTTTCGCCGTGACTGCCTCATCCGTTATTTCAAATGCCTTTGCATGATTGAGCCTTTCTTCCCTTTGAATATCTTACCCAACCCACCTATCTTTGTTTGGTACAATGCCATCAGCCCGCAACAGGACTCTTCTCAGCATAACATCCATTTGGAGAAGGCCTCTGTTCTCTTCAACCTGGTAGCCCTCTGCACCCGCATTGCTCTCTCCTGCAATCTCACCACCATCCAAGGCCAACGCCTTGCCATGGATGCCTTAAATGATGCTTCAAATTGGTTATCTCTACTGAGGTTTGAGTCTAAGAAGGCATCTGGCACGATTGACTTGTCAGAACCATACACCACTATGATAGGAAATAAGATTTCCAAGTTGAAATTGAAGTTTCCTCATTCCCAATCTGATGGATCATCATTACCTGGATATCCTGTATGTATAATCATCTACCTTTTTAGTTGATCTTTTCTTAGTACAATTTGATTGATGCCAATCTTTATTTGTTAAATTGTTTGATTGAGATGATGCAGGCTTCAGCTTATGCTTGGTCAATATTTGGGCTTTTAGGTGAGAATCTTGAGTCGAAGATGAAATCCTGCCATGATGAAACGGATCCGAATGATGTCACCGAACAATTTATTTTAGGGTATTGTAAGTCTCACTCCCTGCTTCAAGAGGTATGTCAACTACGATGTTTGGACCTTCTCTCTGAGGTTAGCCCTGTCAAGATTAAGGATGGAAATCTTGTGGCCAATGCAACCTTAGAGGGACTAAATTTGGCATTGGAGAACATGAGCTTGCAGGAGACACCACAGTAACATTACCATAGAGAAAAACTAAACAAGCTTTAGGAATTaccttgttttcttttttaattggATGTTGAAACTTTGTTTGTTGATGCTAGAACTCTTTTTGTGAAATATTATCCTCGCAATTTTGTTTCTTGATGTATGAATATATTCCTTCTTATTCATCACCAATTTATAGTGATTTGTATGCCTCTGGTCTTATCTTGTAGCTATTGCTAGTTATTGTTGCATATTGGTAAACTGAACTTATTGTGTTTGCAATCTCCATCAAAGCCTAATAATTTTAAACAAACAAATAATATGTTTCATTTAGAATCATTCTTATTTTTTTGTTGAATAAATCGGTAGAATGAAAATCGATCACTAGAATGAAAATAGAGAAATACTAACCTATACAACTAGATTAATTGATGAGTTAGGTTCAAGCATCTGCTttaagtttttaatttatttattgtatatttattaaaattaaaaatttaaaaattagattatGTACATATATATTGGATTATATAAAACAAATATTAGAATATAAAATGGAATATATGTGCACCAAACTTTGCTACTTGACTTATCCTAAGCACTaacaaaaaaatttggtcaattaTAGATGTAGACCTTCTTTTTATTTGTTCATGTTATTATTTGATACTTAGATGGTCATATGAATATATTATTACGCAAGACTTTGCAATGTCACACTCTGGTAAGACAGATTGCTTTGTGGTTATTGACATACTTTGCAGACTGATCAAGTTTCTTAACCCTTTTGGCAATGTTTCAATCTCTATACATCCAGTAAGAAGCAAACACTGCAAATTTTGGAGCATGCAAATAGAAGAAGGAAGTCtccttatttttatattatacc is a genomic window of Arachis ipaensis cultivar K30076 chromosome B06, Araip1.1, whole genome shotgun sequence containing:
- the LOC107645481 gene encoding uncharacterized protein LOC107645481: MSNDDPETVLSIPLKKTDPVELYLPLRKLVASKYSESDAQKVESVLQTLNKCRRDMVERGGDLSLPMQRDCLIHYFQCLCMVDPLFTSLSSDADADADPIIFVWYDAINPEHEEGVSSERNAIQLEKAAVLFNLGAIYSQIAASCDRTTALGRHLAMESFKVAANFFFKLWKVFAKHVVSATLDLTVQFAEFLHHLFSAQASELELQQQLNNNHASYALQQHRCDPLFSPVCDFYLKANYLILVVLGVAGRKHDYRFDQGETWVTHLSQKLNFFKAKAREAAHVTKSFILPRSLLPEVYSSVNSCALDHDAECVTEILVRGICRKPNLQQIYLDLLLSEFNPFKIVKDGKLVANPWDMPPPYPTNSAILSSSPSPWYSNILQYLPLKKSEPLNLYESLRNYFVLKYSESVAKKVEGLLEMLQKLRNEMLRDDLSLPFRRDCLIRYFKCLCMIEPFFPLNILPNPPIFVWYNAISPQQDSSQHNIHLEKASVLFNLVALCTRIALSCNLTTIQGQRLAMDALNDASNWLSLLRFESKKASGTIDLSEPYTTMIGNKISKLKLKFPHSQSDGSSLPGYPASAYAWSIFGLLGENLESKMKSCHDETDPNDVTEQFILGYCKSHSLLQEVCQLRCLDLLSEVSPVKIKDGNLVANATLEGLNLALENMSLQETPQ